A genomic region of Gossypium hirsutum isolate 1008001.06 chromosome D01, Gossypium_hirsutum_v2.1, whole genome shotgun sequence contains the following coding sequences:
- the LOC107921254 gene encoding meiotic recombination protein SPO11-1, whose amino-acid sequence MEGIRSSTRSRDLLRKIKEFTLSILEDLSEGLSPLIFIQSFRTYCTNLDLICSCRSNQPSGHEILTFQKESHVHRIDVLLRVLLIVQQLLQENKHASKRDIYYMHPLIFSDQSVVDRAINDICILLQCSRHNLNVVSVGNGLVMGWLRFFEAGRKFDCINSPNTAHTVPVLVEDVKDLVSAALYILVVEKESVFQRLENDKFCSKNRCIVITGRGYPDVPTRRFLRLLVDKLCLPVYCLVDCDPYGFDILATYRFGSMQMAYDAKFLRVPQIQWLGAFPSDSENYDLPKQCLLPLTIEDKRKTEAMLQRCYLHQEVPDWRSELELMLQRGTKFEIEALSVHSLSFLSEVYIPGKIQEIKSICQV is encoded by the exons atggaggGAATTCGCTCAAGTACTCGCTCTAGAGATCTGCTAAGAAAAATCAAAG AATTTACGCTGTCGATCTTGGAGGATTTGAGCGAAGGACTATCTCCGTTGATTTTCATCCAAAGCTTCAGAACCTACTGCACCAATCTTGATTTAATTTG CAGTTGCAGGTCTAATCAGCCCAGTGGGCATGAAATTCTTACATTTCAGAAGGAAAGCCATGTCCATAGAATTG ATGTGTTATTGAGGGTGTTATTGATAGTTCAACAACTTCTTCAAGAAAACAAACATGCGTCAAAGAGAGATATATATTACATGCATCCATTAATATTTTCAG ATCAGTCTGTTGTAGACAGAGCAATTAATGACATATGCATCCTTCTGCAATGCAGTCGGCACAATCTAAACGTG GTTTCTGTTGGAAATGG GTTGGTAATGGGATGGTTAAGGTTCTTTGAAGCAGGAAGGAAATTTGATTGCATAAATAGCCCCAACACT GCCCATACAGTTCCTGTGCTTGTTGAGGATGTTAAAG ATCTTGTAAGCGCCGCCCTGTATATACTTGTTGTAGAGAAAGAATCAG TCTTCCAACGATTAGAAAATGACAAGTTTTGCAGCAAAAACCGTTGCATTGTCATCACA GGAAGAGGCTATCCGGATGTTCCCACAAGAAG GTTTTTGCGACTGCTCGTGGACAAGTTATGTCTTCCTGTCTATTGCTTGGTTGATTGTGATCCATATGGCTTTGACATCCTGGCTACTTACAGGTTTGGTTCGATG CAAATGGCATATGATGCCAAATTTCTACGAGTCCCACAGATCCAATGGCTTGGAGCTTTTCCTTCAGATTCTGAGAACTACGATCTTCCTAAGCAATGTCTATTGCCTTTGACAATAGAAG ATAAGAGGAAAACTGAAGCCATGTTACAGAGATGCTACCTTCACCAAGAAGTGCCAGATTGGAG ATCGGAACTAGAGTTGATGTTGCAAAGAGGAACTAAATTCGAGATTGAAGCATTATCGGTTCACTCACTTTCTTTCTTGTCTGAGGTCTATATTCCAGGTAagattcaagaaataaaatctatttGTCAGGTTTGA
- the LOC107921432 gene encoding two-pore potassium channel 1, translating into MASNQPLVSGSATPKTQTSNVDRPKKRRVRRVRSAPLAHFAPTDANGDDDALLRSESIFGRLNPTLKNVALSLTVIVYMGLGTICFYTIRNQIKGKKTNAILDALYFCVVTMTTVGYGDLVPNSNLAKLLACAFVFTGMALIGLILAKAADYLVEKQEKLLFRALHMYKKDGEIEVLKEVEHNRVKYKFYTTSILLVVFVVTGTIFLYKVEKLDLVDAFYCVSSTITTLGYGDISFSSKGGRVFAVFWILTGTICVAKFFLYVAEVNTENRQRALVKWVLSRRTTSLDLEAADLDNDGVVGAAEFVLFKLKEMGKICQQDISVIMEEFEELDLDQSGTLTVSNIALAQSVETRSS; encoded by the exons ATGGCCTCAAACCAGCCTTTGGTATCGGGATCGGCGACTCCCAAAACTCAAACCAGCAATGTGGATAGACCAAAGAAAAGGAGGGTTCGACGTGTTCGAAGTGCCCCTTTAGCACATTTTGCTCCTACTGATGCTAATGGAGATGATGATGCACTTCTACGTTCCGAGTCTATTTTCGGGAGACTTAATCCAACTCTTAAGAATGTAGCACTGTCTTTGACGGTAATAGTATACATGGGTTTAGGCACAATTTGCTTTTATACAATCAGGAACCAAATCAAAGGGAAGAAAACAAATGCAATTCTTGATGCTCTTTATTTCTGTGTTGTAACAATGACCACTGTTGGATATGGAGACCTTGTTCCTAACAGCAACCTAGCAAAACTACTTGCCTGTGCTTTTGTCTTCACAGGAATGGCTCTAATTGGACTTATACTGGCCAAAGCTGCTGACTACTTGGTGGAGAAGCAAGAAAAATTGCTGTTTAGAGCCTTACATATGTACAAAAAAGATGGTGAAATTGAGGTTCTAAAGGAGGTTGAGCATAACAGGGTGAAATACAAGTTTTACACAACATCGATCCTTCTTGTCGTGTTTGTAGTAACCGGTACCATCTTCCTATATAAAGTAGAGAAATTGGACCTAGTCGATGCATTCTACTGCGTTAGTTCTACCATTACAACCTTGGGGTATGGAGATATAAGCTTTTCAAGCAAAGGGGGTCGTGTTTTTGCTGTGTTTTGGATATTAACAGGCACTATATGCGTGGCTAAGTTTTTTCTCTACGTTGCTGAGGTAAACACAGAGAACAGACAAAGAGCACTGGTGAAATGGGTTCTTAGTCGAAGAACGACAAGTTTAGATTTGGAGGCTGCTGATCTTGATAATGATGGAGTTGTTGG AGCTGCTGAGTTCGTTCTATTCAAACTTAAAGAAATGGGGAAGATTTGCCAACAGGATATTTCAGTTATAATGGAGGAATTCGAGGAACTAGACTTGGACCAGTCTGGGACCTTGACAGTATCTAATATAGCTCTAGCTCAATCCGTTGAAACCAGGAGCTCATAG